From Candidatus Methylomirabilis limnetica, the proteins below share one genomic window:
- the fdhD gene encoding formate dehydrogenase accessory sulfurtransferase FdhD — MSIHRIVRYRGGSYETVEIPVVGEHPLTIFVNGRELATLMCTPVKLDCLVLGFLSFEGIIQELDEVNSLEVFTEEAVADVRLTKAFTPPSHRILTSGCTGGITFGMPMEGFKAFPEEAILRPEQPFDLMKQLYAAAHLYRESRGIHAAALSDGKSLLLVAEDVGRHNALDKIHGEALQQGITTAGNILLSTGRISSEMLRKGAHMRTPIVISRTSPTSLAIAAAKRFGITVIGYCRGEGFNVYSHPERLLPQRVATSRLSHIQQLIANS, encoded by the coding sequence ATGTCCATACATCGAATCGTTCGGTACCGCGGTGGATCGTACGAGACGGTAGAGATTCCAGTGGTGGGGGAGCATCCCCTCACGATCTTTGTCAACGGTCGTGAGCTGGCGACGTTGATGTGTACGCCGGTGAAGCTCGATTGCCTGGTCCTGGGTTTTTTGAGTTTTGAGGGGATCATCCAGGAGCTCGATGAGGTTAACTCGCTGGAGGTCTTCACAGAGGAGGCGGTGGCAGACGTCAGACTGACCAAGGCATTCACCCCCCCGAGTCACCGAATCCTGACATCCGGGTGCACCGGAGGTATCACATTCGGCATGCCGATGGAGGGGTTTAAAGCATTCCCAGAGGAGGCGATCCTGCGCCCGGAGCAACCGTTCGATCTCATGAAACAGTTGTATGCCGCGGCGCATCTCTATCGGGAGTCGCGTGGCATTCACGCCGCCGCCCTGAGCGACGGCAAGAGCCTGCTGCTTGTCGCCGAGGACGTCGGCCGACATAACGCTCTGGATAAGATCCACGGCGAAGCACTTCAGCAGGGGATTACGACTGCCGGCAATATCCTCCTCTCCACCGGTCGCATCTCGTCTGAGATGCTTCGTAAGGGGGCCCACATGCGGACCCCAATTGTCATCTCTCGAACCTCACCCACCAGCCTCGCCATTGCCGCGGCCAAGCGCTTCGGCATCACCGTGATCGGCTACTGCCGGGGCGAAGGATTTAATGTCTATAGCCACCCCGAGCGTCTGCTTCCACAGCGGGTGGCGACCAGCCGCCTGTCCCATATCCAGCAGCTAATAGCTAATAGCTAA